From a single Onychomys torridus chromosome 9, mOncTor1.1, whole genome shotgun sequence genomic region:
- the Abhd4 gene encoding (Lyso)-N-acylphosphatidylethanolamine lipase isoform X1, producing MGWLSSTRQGLFTMADDLEQQPQGWLSSWLPAWRPTSMSHLKNVEARILQCLQNKFLARYVSLPNQNKIWTVTVSPEQKDRTPLVMVHGFGGGVGLWILNMDSLSARRTLHTFDLLGFGRSSRPTFPRDPEGAEDEFVTSIETWRETMGIPTMILLGHSLGGFLATSYSIKYPERVKHLILVDPWGFPLRPTDPSEIRAPPTWVKAVASVLGRSNPLAVLRVAGPWGPGLVQRFRPDFKRKFADFFEDDTISEYIYHCNAQNPSGETAFKAMMESFGWARRPMLERIHLIRKDVPITMIYGANTWIDTSTGKKVKMQRPDSYVRDMEIEGASHHVYADQPHIFNSVVEEICNSVD from the exons ATGGGCTGGCTCAGCTCGACCCGGCAGGGCTTGTTTACTATGGCTGATGATCTGGAGCAGCA GCCTCAGGGCTGGCTGAGCAGCTGGCTCCCTGCTTGGCGCCCTACTTCCATGTCTCATCTGAAGAATGTGGAAGCCAGGATCCTCCAGT GTCTCCAGAACAAGTTCCTGGCCCGCTATGTTTCCCTCCCAAACCAGAACAAGATCTGGACGGTGACTGTGAGCCCAGAGCAAAAGGACCGCACCCCTCTGGTGATGGTACATGGCTTTGGGGGCGGTGTGGGCCTCTGGATCCTCAACATGGATTCACTGAGTGCCCGCCGCACACTCCATACCTTTGATCTGCTTGGCTTCGGGcggagctcaaggccaaccttcCCAAGGGACCCAGAAGGAGCTGAAGATGAGTTTGTGACCTCAATAGAAACATGGCGGGAGACCATGGGAATCCCCACCATGATCCTCCTGGGGCACAGTTTGGGGGGATTCCTGGCCACCTCTTACTCTATCAAGTACCCTGAAAG AGTTAAACACCTTATCCTGGTGGACCCATGGGGCTTTCCCCTACGACCAACTGACCCCAGTGAGATCCGTGCACCTCCAACCTGGGTCAAGGCTGTGGCATCTGTCCTGGGGCGTTCCAATCCACTGGCTGTTCTTCGAGTGGCTGGGCCTTGGG GACCTGGGCTGGTGCAGAGGTTCCGTCCAGACTTCAAGCGCAAGTTTGCAGACTTCTTCGAGGACGATACTATCTCGGAATACATCTACCACTGTAATGCACAGAATCCCAG TGGGGAAACGGCATTCAAAGCCATGATGGAGTCCTTCGGCTGGGCCCGGCGCCCCATGTTGGAGCGAATTCACTTAATTCGCAAAGATGTGCCCATCACCATGATCTACGGGGCCAACACCTGGATAGATACCAGCACGGGGAAAAAGGTGAAGATGCAAAGGCCAGATTCCTATGTCCGGGACATG GAGATCGAGGGTGCATCGCACCACGTCTATGCCGACCAGCCACACATCTTCAACTCTGTGGTAGAAGAGATCTGTAACTCCGTCGACTGA
- the Abhd4 gene encoding (Lyso)-N-acylphosphatidylethanolamine lipase isoform X2: MSHLKNVEARILQCLQNKFLARYVSLPNQNKIWTVTVSPEQKDRTPLVMVHGFGGGVGLWILNMDSLSARRTLHTFDLLGFGRSSRPTFPRDPEGAEDEFVTSIETWRETMGIPTMILLGHSLGGFLATSYSIKYPERVKHLILVDPWGFPLRPTDPSEIRAPPTWVKAVASVLGRSNPLAVLRVAGPWGPGLVQRFRPDFKRKFADFFEDDTISEYIYHCNAQNPSGETAFKAMMESFGWARRPMLERIHLIRKDVPITMIYGANTWIDTSTGKKVKMQRPDSYVRDMEIEGASHHVYADQPHIFNSVVEEICNSVD, translated from the exons ATGTCTCATCTGAAGAATGTGGAAGCCAGGATCCTCCAGT GTCTCCAGAACAAGTTCCTGGCCCGCTATGTTTCCCTCCCAAACCAGAACAAGATCTGGACGGTGACTGTGAGCCCAGAGCAAAAGGACCGCACCCCTCTGGTGATGGTACATGGCTTTGGGGGCGGTGTGGGCCTCTGGATCCTCAACATGGATTCACTGAGTGCCCGCCGCACACTCCATACCTTTGATCTGCTTGGCTTCGGGcggagctcaaggccaaccttcCCAAGGGACCCAGAAGGAGCTGAAGATGAGTTTGTGACCTCAATAGAAACATGGCGGGAGACCATGGGAATCCCCACCATGATCCTCCTGGGGCACAGTTTGGGGGGATTCCTGGCCACCTCTTACTCTATCAAGTACCCTGAAAG AGTTAAACACCTTATCCTGGTGGACCCATGGGGCTTTCCCCTACGACCAACTGACCCCAGTGAGATCCGTGCACCTCCAACCTGGGTCAAGGCTGTGGCATCTGTCCTGGGGCGTTCCAATCCACTGGCTGTTCTTCGAGTGGCTGGGCCTTGGG GACCTGGGCTGGTGCAGAGGTTCCGTCCAGACTTCAAGCGCAAGTTTGCAGACTTCTTCGAGGACGATACTATCTCGGAATACATCTACCACTGTAATGCACAGAATCCCAG TGGGGAAACGGCATTCAAAGCCATGATGGAGTCCTTCGGCTGGGCCCGGCGCCCCATGTTGGAGCGAATTCACTTAATTCGCAAAGATGTGCCCATCACCATGATCTACGGGGCCAACACCTGGATAGATACCAGCACGGGGAAAAAGGTGAAGATGCAAAGGCCAGATTCCTATGTCCGGGACATG GAGATCGAGGGTGCATCGCACCACGTCTATGCCGACCAGCCACACATCTTCAACTCTGTGGTAGAAGAGATCTGTAACTCCGTCGACTGA